A portion of the Sabethes cyaneus chromosome 3, idSabCyanKW18_F2, whole genome shotgun sequence genome contains these proteins:
- the LOC128739970 gene encoding uncharacterized protein LOC128739970 — protein MSSPAETATTSSQGKSPDVRSTSTPDRALGSKAEALNKEPLLNPPSNMNKKASSVKSACSKTSRRNSQVSRGNSLKQVGQNCRSCSSVDNSRMVQCDDCDEWHHFSCVGVDSTIESKPWRCAKCNRKVKKRSSGKQTKALKGTVNMKATGVLRRGTSAEKVGHQEKDTCKVVKSSDAVSVASATSRRSCRERLELQLRRIEAEQTLLEEKKKLVKKQFSVLEELADLDEKEAEAELDGEKSVSKVKDWLNEKEDGTESEYSGDEEELLDSSDYSEEEEEEPPVKNSSTFQPSKRSTAREGHRSQRRMLTTSNQFNCSLNRNQIAARQVVAKDLPVFSGNPEDWPLFFSTYESTTRMCGYTEDENMIRLRSCLKGDAFAAVRSFLLHPSTVEKAVNALKLRFGQPRVVLQSIKDKVLAMPVLKADSLNKTIDFALAVQNFVATIEACGSKEYMRDISLLSELVGKLPAAMKLEWARYTRSLRRVNLVAFSEWLYGIAEDACLVSEPRKNQEVRSQETYKAPKGYVSTHTEHQSWRSDDSSGPGSSTQKMVSEPEKLPAGTCVSCKGDCVSLAKCKRFLDLSYDGKWATVRENRVCRKCLKQHKGGCASRDCGVNGCNFKHHSLLHKELHAESQIVNTNLPREAQSCNTHQAGSSAVLFRYIPVIVYGNGIVVHCYAFLDDGSSLTLMDQDLAEELNLTGERNPLCLRWTGGTHRSEKDSRKVALDISGLKGKRFHFEDVRTVSELQLPCQSLDVEQLQSEYRYLKGIPVQSYSGVRPRLLIGVQHAYATLVRKSREGKVGQPIAINTNLGWTIYGGAPQGQSVSMLHYVYHVNTCVNDTERLDDGLDRAVKEYFSIESLGVTYPNKEIRSRDDERAMQLLHDLTQFNGERYETGLLWRNVDTKLPNSKPMALKRFYSLQRRMEKDPDLARTLDEKLVDYLSKGYIRKLTAEELAESHERIWYLPVFPVFNPNKPGKVRLVWDAAATINGVSLNSALLTGPDLLTPLVSILYKFRESRFAVCGDIREMFHQVGMRGEDQHSQRFLWWDSEDRNNINTYVMQVMTFGACCSPASAQFAKNLNAERFSEKFPAATKAIVQCTYVDDMLCSGETEQEVIELAKSVRFIHSEGGFEIRNWTSNSPAVLAGISGESCIEKNLDLGSSMATEKVLGLWWCTATDCFTFKINWSRLGDDLLKGERCPTKREVLRIMMSIYDPVGLVAHYLMYLKVLLQEIWRSGVGWDENIDQKCFAKWQVWLRLLPEIENLKIPRCYRLCTSARNRTEVQLHTFVDAGENGIAAVVYLRFAEDGIVECSLVGAKTRVAPLKYLTIPRLELQAAVIGARLAQFIAKGLTVKIFRSFLWSDSRNVLSWIRADHRKYSQFVATRISELLDLTKVSDWNWVPSKWNVADEGTKWQSRPSLKSDSRWYKGPEFLYQCEEEWPALPEKIVEPEEELRANVHVHVVAEKLAIQMERFGHWRRLVRATAYIFRFIRNTRPKLFTQIEGGLTCEEIRDAEDFHIRAAQLDTFRDELLVLKRNDLKSALPKRSPLYKLNPFVDERGLLRMRGRTGLCEYLSQDTVNPVILPRDHQVTDLIVRNYHDKFHHRNHESVINEIRQRFCISRLRRVYAKIRFNCQHCKLRDARPRAPEMADLPRCRLTAFVRPFTHTGIDYFGPMEVAIGRRVEKRWGVLFTCLCIRAVHLEVASSLTTNSCIMAIRNFIARRGTPSSFYSDRGTNFIGSERELKQALQAIDQNRMAQEFVSSSTSWHFNPPAAPHMGGSWERLVQSVKRNLSEMKLPTRPTDEELRNALIEVEGILNARPLTHVPVEDEAAPALTPNHWLLGSSDGSKPWSLLNEDSIALRRGWHSSQKFANQFWTRWLREYLPEITRRSKWHEKVPPITKGDIVLIVDPNSPRNCWPKGRVIGTVNHNGQVRTVTIQTANGVYERPAVKVAVLDVRSKEELADSEAESANWGGVSMNHPLDQSTTNALQQ, from the coding sequence ATGTCGAGTCCGGCTGAAACTGCAACCACTAGCAGTCAAGGTAAGAGTCCTGATGTTCGATCTACAAGCACACCTGATAGAGCGCTCGGCTCTAAAGCAGAAGCTTTGAATAAAGAACCCCTTCTCAACCCCCCCTCGAATATGAATAAAAAGGCCTCCTCAGTCAAGAGTGCATGCTCTAAGACCTCCCGTAGAAACAGCCAAGTTTCCCGCGGAAACTCCTTGAAACAAGTCGGTCAAAACTGTCGGTCGTGTTCTTCCGTGGACAATAGTCGTATGGTACAGTGTGATGACTGCGATGAGTGGCATCATTTTAGTTGCGTCGGTGTCGATAGTACAATCGAATCGAAACCGTGGCGATGCGCGAAGTGCAACCGGAAAGTGAAGAAACGTAGCTCTGGTAAACAGACAAAAGCGCTCAAGGGTACAGTTAACATGAAAGCTACTGGTGTTTTGAGACGAGGTACTTCCGCAGAAAAAGTAGGTCATCAAGAGAAAGATACTTGCAAGGTGGTTAAGTCATCGGATGCTGTATCGGTCGCCTCAGCTACGTCGAGACGGTCGTGTAGGGAGCGTTTGGAATTGCAACTGCGTCGAATCGAAGCTGAGCAGACACTGCTAGAGGAGAAGAAAAAGTTGGTGAAAAAGCAGTTTAGTGTTCTTGAGGAACTGGCGGATCTCGACGAGAAAGAAGCGGAAGCTGAATTAGATGGAGAGAAAAGTGTTTCCAAGGTTAAAGACTGGCTGAACGAGAAGGAAGATGGTACTGAAAGTGAATATTCGGGCGATGAGGAAGAGTTACTGGATAGCAGTGACTATTcggaagaagaggaagaagaaccACCGGTGAAGAATTCGTCTACATTCCAGCCGAGTAAGCGGTCAACGGCAAGGGAAGGTCACCGGAGCCAGCGGAGGATGCTTACAACTAGCAACCAGTTTAACTGTAGCCTAAACCGTAACCAGATTGCCGCACGCCAAGTGGTCGCGAAAGATTTGCCCGTGTTTTCAGGGAATCCCGAGGATTGGCCGCTCTTCTTTTCTACCTACGAAAGTACGACGCGCATGTGTGGTTACACGGAAGACGAAAACATGATTCGACTGAGAAGTTGTCTGAAAGGAGATGCCTTCGCTGCAGTTCGGAGCTTTTTGCTGCACCCCTCTACTGTTGAGAAAGCGGTAAATGCACTCAAACTCAGGTTTGGTCAGCCGCGAGTAGTGCTACAGTCTATAAAAGACAAGGTGCTAGCCATGCCGGTTTTGAAAGCTGATTCGCTGAACAAAACTATCGATTTTGCGTTAGCCGTTCAAAACTTCGTGGCAACAATTGAGGCCTGTGGAAGCAAGGAGTATATGCGGGACATTTCATTGCTTAGTGAGCTTGTTGGAAAGCTTCCCGCCGCTATGAAACTGGAGTGGGCAAGATACACAAGGAGCTTACGTAGGGTGAACTTGGTCGCCTTTAGTGAATGGCTCTATGGTATTGCCGAAGATGCCTGCTTAGTCTCAGAGCCGCGAAAAAACCAGGAGGTCAGAAGCCAGGAAACATACAAAGCACCGAAAGGCTACGTTAGCACGCACACTGAGCACCAAAGCTGGAGGAGCGACGATTCATCCGGCCCCGGTAGCAGTACGCAGAAAATGGTTAGTGAACCCGAGAAGCTTCCCGCTGGAACTTGCGTGAGCTGTAAGGGTGATTGCGTGTCACTAGCTAAATGCAAACGATTTTTGGATTTATCTTACGACGGAAAGTGGGCGACAGTTCGCGAAAATAGAGTGTGTCGCAAATGCTTGAAGCAACACAAGGGAGGCTGTGCCTCAAGGGATTGTGGAGTAAACGGCTGTAACTTCAAGCACCACTCACTGTTGCATAAGGAGCTGCACGCAGAGTCGCAGATCGTCAACACTAATCTGCCGCGCGAGGCGCAGTCTTGCAACACTCATCAAGCTGGATCCAGTGCCGTGTTGTTCCGCTATATTCCGGTAATAGTATATGGCAACGGGATCGTAGTACACTGTTACGCTTTCCTGGATGATGGATCTTCGCTAACTCTAATGGACCAGGACCTAGCCGAAGAGCTTAACCTTACAGGAGAGCGCAATCCACTATGTCTTAGATGGACGGGTGGGACACATCGTTCCGAAAAAGATTCACGCAAAGTTGCACTGGACATCTCCGGACTAAAAGGGAAACGCTTCCACTTCGAAGACGTCCGAACCGTGAGCGAACTCCAACTTCCATGTCAATCGCTTGATGTGGAGCAACTTCAATCTGAGTACCGTTACCTGAAAGGTATCCCTGTACAATCATACAGTGGTGTGCGCCCCCGTTTGCTGATCGGAGTTCAACATGCCTACGCGACGCTCGTTAGGAAAAGTCGAGAGGGGAAGGTTGGCCAACCGATCGCGATAAATACAAACCTCGGGTGGACGATCTACGGTGGAGCTCCGCAAGGTCAGTCGGTAAGCATGCTACACTACGTTTACCATGTTAACACATGTGTCAACGACACCGAAAGGCTGGACGATGGCCTGGACCGCGCCGTAAAGGAGTACTTTTCGATTGAGAGTCTAGGTGTAACTTATCCAAATAAGGAAATCCGATCCCGCGACGACGAACGCGCCATGCAACTACTGCACGATCTTACTCAGTTCAACGGAGAAAGGTATGAAACGGGCCTGCTATGGAGAAACGTGGACACGAAATTGCCGAATAGCAAGCCTATGGCCCTAAAGCGGTTCTACAGCCTACAACGGCGCATGGAAAAGGACCCAGACCTGGCGCGGACCCTGGACGAGAAGCTAGTGGATTATCTGAGCAAAGGTTACATACGCAAGTTAACGGCAGAGGAGCTGGCGGAGAGCCATGAGCGTATCTGGTATCTACCAGTCTTCCCGGTGTTTAACCCTAATAAACCGGGTAAAGTCAGACTTGTCTGGGATGCGGCTGCTACGATAAACGGAGTCTCGCTGAATTCAGCACTGCTTACTGGTCCTGATCTACTCACTCCCCTAGTTTCCATTCTCTACAAGTTCCGCGAATCTCGTTTCGCGGTATGCGGCGACATTCGTGAAATGTTCCACCAAGTCGGAATGCGTGGCGAAGATCAACATAGTCAGCGATTCCTGTGGTGGgacagcgaagatagaaataatATCAATACTTATGTGATGCAGGTAATGACCTTCGGAGCATGCTGCTCACCGGCGAGCGCTCAGTTTGCCAAAAATCTGAATGCGGAGCGCTTCAGCGAGAAGTTTCCAGCCGCTACAAAGGCGATTGTACAATGCACGTACGTAGATGACATGCTGTGCAGTGGAGAAACGGAGCAAGAGGTCATCGAGTTGGCTAAATCGGTCCGGTTTATACACAGTGAAGGCGGATTCGAGATCCGTAATTGGACATCGAATTCACCTGCAGTTCTCGCGGGAATTAGTGGTGAATCATGCATAGAAAAAAACCTCGATCTAGGGTCTAGTATGGCGACTGAAAAGGTACTAGGCTTATGGTGGTGTACTGCAACAGATTGCTTCACTTTTAAGATAAACTGGAGCAGGCTGGGAGATGATCTACTGAAGGGTGAGCGCTGTCCTACGAAACGCGAAGTCCTTCGTATTATGATGTCCATATATGACCCAGTAGGGCTTGTAGCACATTATCTCATGTACCTGAAGGTCTTGCTGCAGGAGATTTGGCGATCTGGTGTCGGCTGGGATGAGAATATTGATCAGAAATGCTTCGCAAAGTGGCAGGTGTGGCTTAGACTGCTTccagaaattgaaaatttaaaaattccgCGCTGTTATAGGCTCTGCACGTCGGCTAGGAATCGAACGGAAGTTCAACTCCATACCTTCGTCGACGCTGGCGAGAATGGGATAGCAGCCGTCGTATATCTTCGCTTCGCAGAGGATGGGATAGTTGAGTGCTCACTTGTTGGCGCAAAAACCCGCGTAGCTCCGCTCAAATATCTTACTATACCGAGACTGGAGCTTCAGGCGGCAGTGATTGGAGCCAGGTTAGCCCAGTTCATCGCAAAAGGACTGACAGTTAAAATCTTTCGTTCTTTCTTGTGGTCGGATTCCAGGAACGTGCTTTCGTGGATTCGTGCCGATCATCGCAAGTACAGCCAATTCGTAGCTACGCGTATTAGTGAGCTTCTGGATCTAACAAAAGTGTCTGATTGGAACTGGGTTCCATCTAAGTGGAACGTAGCTGATGAAGGGACGAAATGGCAGAGTCGACCATCACTAAAGAGTGATAGCAGATGGTACAAAGGACCCGAGTTCCTTTACCAGTGCGAAGAGGAATGGCCAGCGTTACCCGAAAAAATAGTAGAGCCTGAGGAAGAATTGCGTGCCAATGTTCACGTGCACGTCGTCGCCGAAAAGTTAGCCATCCAAATGGAGAGATTCGGCCATTGGAGACGTCTCGTTCGTGCGACAGCATACATCTTTCGTTTCATTAGGAACACTCGACCAAAGCTCTTTACGCAGATTGAAGGTGGTCTCACGTGCGAAGAAATACGTGATGCTGAAGACTTTCACATTCGTGCCGCACAGCTGGATACCTTCCGGGACGAGCTCCTGGTCCTAAAGCGAAATGACCTCAAGTCAGCCTTACCCAAGCGGAGTCCACTGTACAAACTCAACCCATTCGTTGATGAACGCGGATTGCTGCGTATGCGAGGCAGAACAGGATTGTGCGAATACCTGTCCCAAGATACCGTGAACCCCGTTATTCTTCCCCGAGATCACCAAGTCACTGACCTCATCGTTAGAAATTACCACGACAAGTTCCACCACCGGAACCACGAGTCGGTTATCAACGAAATCCGACAAAGGTTCTGCATCAGTCGGTTACGACGAGTGTATGCTAAAATAAGATTTAATTGTCAACACTGTAAGTTGCGAGATGCCCGACCGCGCGCCCCGGAAATGGCTGACTTGCCTAGGTGCCGACTAACTGCGTTTGTCCGTCCGTTCACTCATACGGGAATAGACTATTTCGGTCCTATGGAAGTTGCTATAGGGAGACGGGTTGAGAAGAGATGGGGGGTACTTTTTACATGCTTGTGTATTCGCGCTGTACATTTGGAAGTAGCTAGCTCGTTGACCACGAATTCCTGCATAATGGCCATAAGGAATTTCATCGCACGCCGCGGAACACCTTCCAGTTTCTATAGCGACAGGGGCACTAACTTCATTGGTTCTGAACGTGAATTGAAACAAGCGTTGCAAGCAATCGACCAAAACAGAATGGCTCAAGAGTTCGTATCTTCAAGCACTTCTTGGCACTTCAATCCGCCAGCTGCTCCTCACATGGGTGGGAGCTGGGAACGACTCGTCCAATCCGTCAAGCGAAACCTGTCCGAAATGAAGCTGCCCACCCGTCCAACCGATGAGGAACTACGAAACGCGTTAATCGAAGTAGAAGGCATCCTCAATGCACGACCACTTACACACGTGCCCGTCGAAGACGAAGCAGCACCGGCGCTCACCCCAAACCACTGGCTTTTGGGTAGCTCCGATGGTTCCAAACCATGGTCTCTCTTGAACGAGGACTCCATTGCGCTGCGACGCGGGTGGCACTCATCTCAAAAGTTCGCGAACCAATTCTGGACTAGATGGCTCCGGGAATACCTTCCGGAAATCACTAGGCGTTCTAAATGGCACGAGAAGGTCCCACCGATTACCAAAGGAGATATCGTGCTTATTGTCGATCCAAACTCACCGAGAAACTGTTGGCCAAAAGGGCGTGTCATTGGGACGGTGAATCACAATGGACAGGTGCGGACAGTGACCATTCAAACGGCGAATGGCGTGTACGAGAGACCGGCGGTCAAGGTTGCGGTGCTTGACGTTAGAAGTAAGGAGGAGTTAGCAGACTCAGAGGCGGAGTCAGCAAACTGGGGGGGAGTGTCAATGAACCACCCTCTGGATCAGAGCACAACGAACGCACTCCAACAGTAA